The Desulfatitalea tepidiphila genome window below encodes:
- a CDS encoding YkgJ family cysteine cluster protein, with protein MKYIAPDQIEQVPGRQIRPGEHFAFRCHAQLSCFNQCCRHLNLFLYPYDVLRLKNHLEMTSDQFIDQHVDVLLREGHYFPEVLLRMSEEGDHPCPFLTPQGCRVYPARPHTCRLFPIEQGVLFDSARKRTTPVYFFRPFDFCKGPGEPQTWTVEAYLKDQDAGTHYQMNLKWAQVRQLFQADPWGLEGPRGPRAKMAFMAAYNIDRFREFVFGSSFLKRYHVKSTLVKKIRQSDEALLEFGFEWIRFFVWGKPSNQMKVR; from the coding sequence ATGAAATACATCGCCCCTGATCAGATCGAACAGGTGCCCGGTCGGCAAATTCGTCCCGGCGAGCACTTTGCCTTTCGCTGCCACGCGCAACTGTCCTGCTTCAATCAGTGTTGCCGGCACCTCAACCTGTTTCTCTATCCCTATGATGTGCTGCGTCTCAAGAATCACCTGGAGATGACATCGGACCAGTTCATCGACCAGCACGTGGACGTCTTGCTTCGCGAGGGGCATTACTTCCCCGAGGTGCTGCTGCGCATGAGCGAAGAAGGCGACCATCCCTGCCCGTTTCTCACCCCGCAAGGCTGTCGGGTATACCCGGCGCGTCCGCACACATGCCGTCTGTTTCCCATAGAGCAGGGGGTGCTTTTCGATTCGGCCCGGAAGCGCACGACCCCGGTCTACTTTTTTCGGCCCTTCGATTTTTGCAAAGGGCCGGGAGAACCCCAGACCTGGACCGTTGAAGCCTATCTGAAGGACCAGGACGCCGGCACGCATTATCAAATGAACCTGAAATGGGCTCAAGTCCGGCAGCTGTTTCAGGCCGATCCGTGGGGCCTCGAAGGCCCCCGGGGGCCCCGGGCCAAGATGGCCTTCATGGCTGCATACAACATCGACCGTTTCCGGGAATTCGTCTTCGGCAGCAGTTTTCTAAAACGCTATCATGTCAAGTCCACGTTGGTGAAGAAGATACGCCAATCAGACGAGGCCTTGCTGGAATTCGGATTCGAGTGGATCCGTTTCTTCGTGTGGGGCAAGCCGTCCAATCAGATGAAGGTGCGATAA
- the rpmI gene encoding 50S ribosomal protein L35, protein MPKIKTNRAAAKRFRKTGSGKYAFSKSHASHILTKKSPKRKRGLRQPQLIKASDMKEVRRLLPNG, encoded by the coding sequence ATGCCCAAAATCAAAACCAATCGCGCGGCTGCCAAGCGGTTTCGTAAAACCGGGAGCGGGAAATACGCGTTTTCCAAATCCCATGCCAGCCATATTTTGACCAAGAAGAGCCCCAAACGCAAACGGGGACTGCGGCAGCCACAATTGATCAAGGCCAGCGACATGAAAGAAGTGCGCCGGTTGCTGCCCAACGGATAA
- a CDS encoding sirohydrochlorin cobaltochelatase, which translates to MVENRADEAVVFVGHGTDHPAWCTYTALTHMLQERFGSKAHVGVVEEGYPQGDAIVRAVAAAGYGRVRLVPLILVAGVHFEEDLAGDQSSWKSDFEAFGIEVVLEGGGLGFYAPVIEQFCRHMAAALEVIPRITSHMMKQGAGLVVTANQR; encoded by the coding sequence ATGGTTGAAAATCGCGCCGACGAAGCGGTGGTATTCGTCGGACACGGCACGGATCATCCTGCCTGGTGCACCTACACTGCATTGACGCACATGCTTCAGGAACGCTTCGGCAGCAAGGCGCATGTGGGCGTCGTCGAGGAGGGGTATCCCCAGGGCGACGCCATTGTGCGGGCCGTTGCGGCAGCTGGATATGGCCGGGTTCGGCTCGTTCCGCTCATACTCGTCGCCGGGGTGCACTTTGAAGAGGATCTGGCTGGAGATCAAAGCTCGTGGAAGTCGGATTTCGAGGCGTTCGGTATCGAGGTGGTGCTCGAAGGCGGCGGCTTAGGGTTTTATGCGCCCGTTATCGAGCAGTTTTGCCGTCATATGGCCGCGGCATTGGAGGTCATTCCCAGAATCACCTCCCACATGATGAAGCAAGGCGCAGGACTCGTTGTCACCGCGAATCAAAGATGA
- the infC gene encoding translation initiation factor IF-3, whose amino-acid sequence MAQYKSAKDDSSQRTRLNQGIRAREVRVIDPDGNQLGILAIREALAAASEFGLDLVEVSPTANPPVCKIMDYGRYKYEQTKKQQEAKKKQTTFQVKEIKVRPKTGDHDLQTKLGHIRKFLERKDKVKVTVMFRGREIALSNRGRELLEQIAQEMEGLAIVEQLPKFEGRTMMMVLAPK is encoded by the coding sequence ATAGCTCAATATAAATCTGCAAAGGATGATTCGTCGCAACGAACACGATTGAATCAGGGTATTCGTGCAAGGGAAGTTCGCGTTATCGATCCGGACGGTAACCAACTCGGCATCTTAGCGATCCGTGAGGCCCTTGCGGCTGCTTCGGAATTTGGACTCGATCTTGTCGAGGTGTCTCCCACCGCCAATCCACCGGTTTGCAAAATCATGGACTATGGGCGGTACAAATACGAGCAGACCAAAAAACAGCAAGAGGCCAAGAAAAAGCAGACGACCTTTCAGGTCAAAGAGATCAAGGTGCGACCGAAAACCGGCGACCATGATCTGCAGACCAAACTCGGGCATATCCGCAAGTTCCTTGAGCGTAAGGATAAAGTCAAGGTGACGGTGATGTTCAGAGGGCGGGAGATCGCCCTTTCCAACCGAGGCAGGGAGCTGCTCGAACAGATCGCCCAGGAAATGGAGGGGCTTGCCATCGTCGAGCAACTCCCGAAGTTCGAAGGGCGAACCATGATGATGGTGCTGGCGCCGAAATAG
- a CDS encoding YkgJ family cysteine cluster protein has product MDQHRHLMAALATLYAEMDQAYEEAARKNGFTCHGCEENCCRTLFYHHTLTEYLFLQEGLGQLSAETRRRLAGRAIEVRDRMQQTEAAGRPVSEMCPLNEDERCILYAHRPMICRLHGVPHRLERPGGQSQVGPGCREFDRQCGLQPKALLDRTPLYTAMAQLERRVRALWDYRNKIKMTLAEMIATILSDDDGGPLAAMRNEIHRP; this is encoded by the coding sequence ATGGACCAACATCGCCATCTCATGGCAGCGCTGGCAACCCTTTATGCCGAAATGGACCAGGCTTACGAGGAAGCCGCGCGAAAAAACGGTTTCACATGCCATGGCTGCGAGGAGAATTGCTGCCGCACCCTGTTTTATCATCACACCCTGACCGAATATTTGTTTCTCCAAGAGGGATTGGGGCAACTTTCGGCCGAAACGCGGCGTCGATTGGCCGGGCGGGCCATTGAAGTGCGGGATCGAATGCAACAGACCGAAGCGGCCGGCAGACCGGTGTCTGAGATGTGCCCGTTGAATGAAGACGAACGCTGCATACTCTACGCCCATCGTCCCATGATTTGCCGCTTGCATGGTGTTCCGCATCGGTTGGAGCGGCCCGGCGGACAGAGCCAGGTCGGTCCCGGGTGCCGTGAGTTCGATCGCCAGTGCGGCTTGCAGCCCAAGGCGCTCCTCGATCGGACCCCGCTCTACACGGCCATGGCCCAACTCGAGAGGCGGGTTCGGGCCTTGTGGGATTATCGGAACAAAATCAAAATGACGCTCGCCGAAATGATCGCCACCATTCTTTCGGACGATGACGGCGGGCCGTTGGCGGCTATGAGAAATGAAATACATCGCCCCTGA
- a CDS encoding deoxyguanosinetriphosphate triphosphohydrolase — MTLREEFERREANFMSPYGCLSAHSRGRWRPEPACPIRTAFQIDKDRILFSNAFRRLKYKTQVFLNPSGDEYRTRLTHTLEVAQISRTIARAMFLNEDLAEAIALGHDLGHTPFGHGGEAVLKEIFSRGFTHQAQSVRVVQILENSGQGLNLTYEVCDGILRHSKGYGKIMPDNPRELPATAEGCLVRVADIMAYLNHDLDDAIRSGVITESDVPEVCTRVLGKTPDERITIMMTDLITTSRPCNGQMVWDMTDKVYGAMTVLREFLYERVYRSPLVHNEFIKAKKVMSELYDHLLENEPLLNDELAKMRLPALDANGSSRERRVCDLLACMTDRYALSLYTNTFFPAQMR; from the coding sequence ATGACATTACGTGAGGAATTTGAAAGACGCGAGGCCAATTTCATGTCGCCCTATGGGTGCCTGAGCGCCCACTCACGCGGGCGGTGGCGGCCCGAACCGGCCTGCCCGATCCGAACCGCATTCCAGATCGACAAGGACCGGATTCTCTTCAGCAACGCCTTCCGGCGGCTCAAGTACAAGACCCAGGTCTTTCTCAATCCGTCCGGCGACGAATATCGCACGCGCTTGACCCATACGTTGGAGGTGGCCCAGATTTCCAGAACCATCGCCCGGGCCATGTTTCTCAACGAGGACCTGGCCGAGGCCATCGCCTTGGGGCACGACCTGGGGCACACCCCGTTCGGACATGGCGGCGAAGCGGTGCTCAAAGAGATTTTTTCCAGGGGCTTCACCCACCAGGCCCAGAGTGTGCGGGTGGTTCAGATCCTGGAGAATTCAGGCCAGGGGCTCAATCTCACTTATGAAGTGTGCGACGGCATTTTGAGGCATTCCAAGGGATATGGAAAGATCATGCCCGACAACCCCCGCGAGCTGCCGGCTACTGCCGAGGGTTGCCTGGTGCGGGTGGCCGATATCATGGCCTATCTGAATCATGATCTGGACGATGCCATTCGCAGTGGCGTGATCACCGAGAGTGATGTCCCCGAGGTTTGCACCCGGGTGTTGGGCAAGACTCCAGACGAGCGCATCACCATCATGATGACCGACCTGATCACCACCAGCCGGCCCTGCAATGGCCAGATGGTGTGGGACATGACCGACAAGGTCTATGGCGCAATGACGGTTCTGCGCGAATTTCTGTACGAGCGCGTCTATCGTTCGCCGCTGGTGCACAACGAATTCATCAAGGCCAAAAAGGTCATGTCCGAGTTGTATGACCACTTGCTCGAAAACGAGCCGCTGTTGAATGACGAGCTGGCCAAGATGCGCCTGCCGGCTTTGGATGCCAACGGCTCCTCCAGGGAGCGCCGGGTTTGCGACCTGTTGGCCTGCATGACCGATCGATACGCTTTGTCCCTGTACACCAACACTTTTTTCCCTGCCCAGATGCGTTGA
- a CDS encoding class I SAM-dependent methyltransferase encodes MGRLRRFYYDVFSNFYDLIIDLHASDRSAALRRFLVDSSGIKPGDQVLDICTGTGSVALMAGEAVEGHGGQVVALDFSHGMLKKARRKRVAKGRENVHLVQADVSRMPFADKRFDCVTCSHAMYELTETARKKGLAEIRRVLKNHGSFVMMEHEIPEKPVVRFLYHVRLTTMGSRKNRSFATDERTELRSYFSDVIKIPSPTGRSKLLSAKTKNADAATSQK; translated from the coding sequence ATGGGAAGACTGCGCCGTTTCTATTATGATGTGTTTTCAAACTTTTATGATCTGATCATCGACCTGCACGCCAGCGACCGGAGTGCCGCCCTCAGGCGATTTCTGGTCGACTCGTCGGGAATCAAACCAGGCGATCAGGTTCTCGATATCTGTACCGGCACCGGTTCTGTCGCCTTGATGGCCGGCGAGGCGGTCGAGGGCCATGGCGGCCAGGTGGTGGCCCTGGATTTTTCCCACGGCATGCTGAAAAAGGCGCGGCGAAAGAGAGTGGCAAAGGGCCGGGAAAACGTTCACCTCGTGCAGGCCGACGTCTCCCGTATGCCCTTCGCGGACAAACGCTTCGACTGTGTGACCTGTTCCCATGCCATGTATGAGCTGACCGAAACGGCCAGAAAAAAGGGTCTCGCTGAAATCAGGCGAGTCCTCAAGAACCATGGTTCATTCGTCATGATGGAGCACGAGATTCCGGAAAAGCCGGTTGTAAGATTTCTCTATCATGTTCGGCTGACGACCATGGGATCGAGAAAGAACCGCAGTTTTGCAACGGACGAGAGAACGGAACTGCGTTCCTATTTTTCGGATGTCATAAAAATCCCCTCGCCCACCGGCAGGTCCAAGCTTCTCTCTGCGAAAACGAAAAATGCAGACGCAGCGACTTCACAGAAGTAG
- a CDS encoding type I restriction enzyme HsdR N-terminal domain-containing protein, translating into MNDHHLILGQLEDVLTGRIVDDTHDERYRQKIARLLLETKGYDRSEIRSGQPVKVTAGGKSALVPVTFIVQWDDHMVMVLQYGPGSLITRHRPALALAKLVASDQVPVVVVTNGEEADILDGATGRLTASGLDQIPSKAQLVDRLKHHLWAPVSNLHAQMAARIVMAFEVDDRCPCDGTICRLE; encoded by the coding sequence ATGAATGACCATCACCTCATACTGGGCCAACTGGAAGACGTCCTCACCGGACGTATCGTAGACGACACCCACGACGAGCGCTATCGCCAGAAAATTGCGCGTTTACTATTGGAAACAAAGGGGTATGATCGTTCGGAAATTCGTTCGGGACAACCGGTGAAGGTCACGGCCGGCGGGAAATCCGCTTTGGTTCCGGTCACTTTCATCGTTCAATGGGACGACCATATGGTCATGGTGCTGCAATACGGTCCCGGGTCGCTGATCACGCGGCACCGGCCGGCCCTGGCGCTGGCCAAACTGGTGGCGTCCGACCAGGTTCCCGTGGTGGTCGTCACCAATGGCGAAGAGGCCGACATCCTCGACGGGGCCACGGGACGCCTAACGGCTTCGGGCCTTGACCAGATTCCTTCGAAAGCTCAGCTCGTTGACCGGCTGAAACATCACCTCTGGGCGCCTGTATCGAACCTGCACGCCCAGATGGCGGCCCGGATCGTCATGGCGTTCGAAGTGGATGATCGGTGCCCTTGCGATGGCACCATATGTCGTTTGGAATAG
- a CDS encoding SDR family NAD(P)-dependent oxidoreductase, protein MQLTDKVALVLGSVKGIGKAIGLDLARAGVRVAYTYHDWPESLPSLKEDAAAANPTHLIVPVDLTDPAAVDALVQQVIERFGRLDMLINNIERGGMPIVHGKYIREQWDMELATTLRAKQWTFMAALPHLKQSGDGVVINFSSIAGLVGRSGPASYLFNEGYSAANRGISLLTETWARLGAPTVRVNEIMLGIFETRHAQGTRGWGLLDEAQRRAVTDHTLLGRTGRLDDVVKAVRFIIEDAPFMTGSVLRLDGGYVLGGEKIAPMPEPAEP, encoded by the coding sequence ATGCAACTGACCGACAAGGTGGCCCTGGTGCTGGGCAGCGTCAAAGGGATCGGCAAGGCCATCGGCCTGGACCTCGCGCGGGCCGGCGTCCGCGTCGCCTATACCTATCACGATTGGCCCGAAAGCCTGCCCTCCCTGAAGGAGGACGCGGCGGCGGCCAACCCGACGCATCTCATCGTACCGGTCGATCTGACCGACCCGGCGGCCGTGGACGCCCTGGTGCAGCAGGTCATCGAGCGCTTCGGCCGTCTGGATATGTTGATCAACAACATCGAGCGCGGGGGCATGCCGATCGTCCACGGCAAGTATATCCGTGAGCAATGGGATATGGAACTGGCCACTACGCTGCGGGCCAAACAGTGGACCTTCATGGCCGCGCTGCCCCATCTCAAGCAATCTGGAGACGGGGTCGTCATCAACTTCTCTTCCATCGCTGGATTGGTGGGCCGCAGCGGACCGGCGAGCTACCTCTTCAACGAAGGGTACTCTGCCGCCAACCGCGGCATCTCCCTGCTCACAGAAACCTGGGCGCGATTGGGCGCGCCGACGGTGCGCGTCAACGAAATCATGCTGGGCATCTTCGAGACCCGCCACGCCCAGGGCACACGCGGATGGGGCCTGCTCGACGAGGCCCAGCGTCGCGCTGTCACGGATCACACCCTGTTGGGGCGCACCGGACGTTTGGATGACGTGGTCAAGGCGGTCCGCTTTATCATCGAAGATGCGCCCTTCATGACCGGCAGTGTGTTGCGCCTTGACGGGGGCTATGTATTGGGGGGAGAGAAGATCGCGCCCATGCCGGAGCCGGCTGAACCGTAG
- a CDS encoding nucleoside deaminase, with amino-acid sequence MHHERYMEQALTLARQALDKDEFPVGCVIVSDGEIVAQGERIHTRQSLPSELDHAEILALRQLERVDATLDRRRMVLYATLEPCLMCFGAILISGIGTLVYAYEDAMGGGTACDRSRLPSLYSGNGLHIISGICRKESLSLFQSFYRKPHIDYWKDSDLARYTLTQT; translated from the coding sequence ATGCACCACGAACGATACATGGAACAGGCCTTGACCCTTGCGCGGCAAGCGCTTGATAAAGATGAGTTTCCGGTGGGCTGCGTCATCGTGTCCGATGGCGAAATTGTCGCCCAAGGAGAACGGATCCACACCCGGCAGTCCCTTCCCAGCGAGCTGGACCATGCCGAGATCCTCGCCTTGCGGCAGTTGGAGCGAGTTGATGCGACCCTGGATCGCCGTCGCATGGTGTTGTACGCCACCCTGGAACCATGCCTGATGTGTTTCGGGGCCATTCTGATCAGCGGCATCGGCACGCTGGTCTACGCCTACGAGGATGCCATGGGGGGCGGTACCGCCTGCGACCGCTCCCGGCTGCCCTCGCTTTACAGCGGCAACGGACTGCACATCATATCCGGCATTTGCCGAAAGGAGAGCCTGTCCCTGTTTCAATCCTTTTATAGAAAACCCCATATCGACTATTGGAAGGACAGCGACCTGGCCAGATACACATTGACACAGACCTGA
- the pheS gene encoding phenylalanine--tRNA ligase subunit alpha, producing the protein MVESIDQIRAAALKEIDTATTVDAVQDINTRYLGRKGLMTQALRAVSQLPADDRPAAGRKANEVKQAIAAACLAALERIERDGADQSAGIDVSLPGRKTAPGSRHPITLITTRICDIFTRMGFEVVEGPEVESDYYNFEALNIPKDHPARDMQDTFYVSDDIVLRTHTSPTQPRVMEKRQPPVRIIAPGKVYRCDSDITHTPMFHQVEGLLVDENVSFGDLKGTLTSFVHQMFDTQTRVRFRPSFFPFTEPSAEVDILCVICRGKGCRVCSQTGWLEILGSGMVHPAVLENVGYDTARYTGFAFGMGVERIAMLKYGIDDIRRYYENDIRFLRQF; encoded by the coding sequence ATCGTGGAGAGTATCGATCAAATCCGCGCAGCGGCGCTGAAAGAGATTGACACAGCGACCACCGTCGACGCCGTACAGGACATCAATACCAGGTACCTGGGCCGCAAGGGGCTGATGACCCAGGCCTTGCGCGCCGTCTCCCAGTTGCCCGCAGACGATCGACCGGCCGCCGGCCGCAAGGCCAACGAGGTCAAGCAGGCCATTGCCGCGGCCTGCCTGGCGGCCCTGGAACGCATCGAGAGGGACGGCGCGGACCAGTCGGCGGGAATCGACGTCTCGCTGCCCGGCCGAAAGACTGCCCCCGGATCACGTCATCCCATCACCCTCATCACCACCCGCATCTGCGATATCTTCACCAGGATGGGATTCGAAGTGGTGGAAGGCCCGGAAGTGGAAAGCGACTACTACAACTTCGAGGCCTTGAACATTCCCAAAGACCATCCTGCCCGCGACATGCAGGATACGTTTTACGTGTCGGACGACATCGTCCTGCGCACCCACACCTCTCCCACTCAGCCGAGGGTCATGGAGAAACGGCAGCCGCCGGTGCGCATCATCGCCCCGGGAAAGGTCTACCGCTGCGATTCGGATATCACCCATACGCCCATGTTCCATCAGGTCGAAGGGTTGCTCGTGGACGAAAACGTCTCTTTCGGCGATCTGAAAGGCACCCTGACGAGCTTCGTGCACCAGATGTTCGACACCCAGACCCGGGTGCGTTTCCGTCCCAGCTTTTTCCCCTTCACCGAACCCAGCGCCGAGGTCGACATCCTCTGTGTCATCTGCCGCGGCAAAGGCTGCCGGGTCTGCTCCCAGACCGGATGGCTTGAAATCCTCGGATCCGGCATGGTTCACCCGGCCGTTCTGGAAAATGTCGGCTACGATACGGCCCGGTACACCGGCTTCGCCTTCGGCATGGGGGTCGAACGCATCGCCATGCTCAAATACGGCATCGACGACATCCGCAGATATTATGAAAACGACATCCGCTTCCTCAGACAGTTCTAG
- the rplT gene encoding 50S ribosomal protein L20 codes for MRIKRGFKARRRRQKVLKLAKGFRGGRSKLFRTAADSVDKALNYAYRDRRQRKRDFRRLWIARINAAVRMNDLSYSKFISGLKKANVALDRKVLAELALSDPTGFSRIAALASQQ; via the coding sequence ATGCGTATCAAAAGAGGATTCAAGGCCCGCCGACGGCGTCAAAAGGTGTTGAAGCTGGCCAAGGGTTTCCGCGGCGGCCGCAGCAAATTGTTCCGTACGGCCGCCGATTCGGTCGACAAGGCACTCAACTACGCCTACCGGGATCGACGCCAGCGCAAGCGGGATTTCAGGCGCCTGTGGATCGCCCGCATCAATGCGGCGGTGCGAATGAACGACCTGTCTTACAGCAAATTTATCAGCGGATTGAAAAAGGCCAATGTCGCTTTGGACCGCAAGGTGCTGGCTGAGCTTGCCTTGTCCGACCCCACCGGTTTTTCCAGAATCGCTGCATTGGCTTCGCAACAGTAG